The DNA region atgtataattaataatatataacactttACAAAACGCAGATCAGCGATTTTGTTTTGGCTTTATCTAAGAGATTTGAGCTGCACGGCACAGACATTCATTTGATTGGACACAGTTTGGGAGCACATGTTGTTGGGTTGACCGGAATGAAACTTAaagataagaaatttattatagatcGAGTCACCGGTAATAATAGGAACATAGtgaaattgaaaatgattAAACCTTCAGTCGTTCAGTgtaaatgtagttttttttcagGTTTGGATCCAGCTCGGCCTTTCTTCGAGTTTCCTCCATTTCTTTCAGGAATAACCAAAGACGCGGGTagttttgtaaacattattcACACTAACTCGGGTGTCTTGGGATACGAATCGAGTATCGGTCACGCAGATTTTTATCCCAACGGAGGAGATTCCCAACCACATTGCTGCTCCGAGAGCGAAAGTGAGTtgactaaaacattttttttttcttattttcttagaaaacgaattatttttataataacacctCCTGTTAATCTAAATGCAGTAGCAGATAGTTGTGAACATCGCTGCGCattcgtatattttaaagaagctGTTTatggaagaaaatatatatgtacgaaATGTGAGTCTTACCCCGACTATGTCGCTGGCTTTTGCTATTCAAATGATGAACAATTACTGGGTTTAACTACGGACACCGCCCGTGGTACCTATTatgtaactataatatattaatcaaaaatttatatgatgatttcatatttagattcaatattaatagaattctAAATCACAATTAAATACTTAGGTGCTTTACTAAACTTtagaaaaatcaaaaaaatgttttcgttaaaaataaatgcaatacAGTTTAAAACGGAATTCATTCTGAGAATCAATAgccttataaaatatgaacacTGAATGTGCTCAATATTCTCTGTAAAAGGTcagtcaataaatatcaatgagcagttatattatatttcatttaagtacACAATCCTTGTAATAAATACTTGAAAGAACCATTACTACTACTTATTGTTCTTGTAAGTGTTTGTAAGATTGCATAAATTTTTCCCAATACCACATAGGCAAcgaagttattaattttcttgtatCCTTTTAAGGTAAACACTTAAGTCTTTCTTGTTTATTGCCcacatttattatgaaacttCGTCACAACGAAGAGCAATCACAGTGGCTATGAAATTTGACGTTTAATTTACGAAACGAATACTTCAAGAGAAAGTTACGATGAGCTCTTGAGGGAAACTTTTCTAAAGAAACTTGCTAACAGTTTgcgaaatattacataaaatgtagTCAAAAAGTCAGatttttttggaatttatttaattataaggcCCAATTCGGAAATAGAAAtggtagaaataaaaattatataaatacatcatagaaaggaatatttattgagaaaaatattgattcataatttaataaggttacgtattaaatcatattatatataagaagatGTTAAATCTAAGAGGAACATTAGCGAACTTCCTGACTAAGACCCATCGTTAAAACTCCTAACTGCCGCTCCATATTCAAGAACAACTGCCCTTCTAAATCTTCATCATTTAAGTATGATCAACGCCTTTGCTTTGTGCATATTTTAACAGGACCGGGGCGGGTAAAGTTAAagcgattttaatataataaattgccCCTAATGCTCAACGTACGGacagtatataatgtattgtttatacAATAAAGTCCCTTGCCAATTTTCCATATTCCatcaaaaatactataaatcgtaaaattaataagcaaaaagttacaaaattattactattataatagcAATCTTTTATTCGAGAAACGAAACCATTTCTATAATTGTTTGAAGCAAAACTTTTCAACCACAATTTATTAAGGTGACAATCTTGATGACTGTGAACGGGATTTTGCGGCCAATTTTCTTGAGGGGCCATTGGGACGGTCCCTAATTGATATCAATTACTGCAGCTCCTTTATAACAGCGCAAACGACGTTGCCGATAACTTACAGAAACGAAATGcccgtaaatataaaaaattctcagTATAAAATATGGCTAACATTTATtagaactttaaattatttttgcacAAAAATAAGGTTAAAATCAGACTTTTACACTTCAAATAACTACTTTATATTACagtgttgtataaaatattttagcaaatacagcatttttaaattaatctttgaGATTAAGAGTCGAGGAAGCTCAAACTAACAGTAAATC from Danaus plexippus chromosome 3 unlocalized genomic scaffold, MEX_DaPlex mxdp_30, whole genome shotgun sequence includes:
- the LOC116778579 gene encoding lipase member H-like isoform X1; amino-acid sequence: MLTIKRILFFVVTFFRLTKFTAGDDASKFVKYYDENHHMHLINLDVPEDYGTELIETRLSTEVEVQFWLYTKCNKNHFEELHVNLTEVKNYNPSKPLVMVTHGWLGSGYSNGTQLIKDAYLATRDVNVIIVDWKEPASYTNYITSAYLTDSVAEEISDFVLALSKRFELHGTDIHLIGHSLGAHVVGLTGMKLKDKKFIIDRVTGLDPARPFFEFPPFLSGITKDAGSFVNIIHTNSGVLGYESSIGHADFYPNGGDSQPHCCSESEIADSCEHRCAFVYFKEAVYGRKYICTKCESYPDYVAGFCYSNDEQLLGLTTDTARGTYYVTIIY
- the LOC116778579 gene encoding lipase member H-like isoform X2 — its product is MHLINLDVPEDYGTELIETRLSTEVEVQFWLYTKCNKNHFEELHVNLTEVKNYNPSKPLVMVTHGWLGSGYSNGTQLIKDAYLATRDVNVIIVDWKEPASYTNYITSAYLTDSVAEEISDFVLALSKRFELHGTDIHLIGHSLGAHVVGLTGMKLKDKKFIIDRVTGLDPARPFFEFPPFLSGITKDAGSFVNIIHTNSGVLGYESSIGHADFYPNGGDSQPHCCSESEIADSCEHRCAFVYFKEAVYGRKYICTKCESYPDYVAGFCYSNDEQLLGLTTDTARGTYYVTIIY